In Cotesia glomerata isolate CgM1 linkage group LG1, MPM_Cglom_v2.3, whole genome shotgun sequence, one genomic interval encodes:
- the LOC123262722 gene encoding protein CASC3-like isoform X1, whose protein sequence is MIKSDPNMSDTRRRRHKSERSHASDDLSESFDELAITKDTASNDQSDITIHHDSEYDTAGSDGESDGGSQDGVQRERGDGQEEDKPQKKLDDDEDRRNPQYIPKRGTFYEHDDRTTEEAAEDTVEQPVERESKDKKVWKDKEDRWDHDRYNDQEQAPKSHEELIAVYGYDIRNEEGPPRARRRRRYGRGPNKYTRNWEDEDAYGKTPINTSTKQNRRLNKTGEEFPALGGSVKDDKQDAVEEPVISSAWYSNKNKYSKQQNAFPPLQSQLDNQRTILLAANDIHTNENKAPNEPTNPAWKKDAKYSHQSLIANINAGDDIEKTTTANVKPAYVNKRQVQESVSLAASRVRGRGFKPTANNNLVANRPPDTKPKGRGSGLITGGDRRNIMSRDDDQFVNEVKHINVNDGSTYHHGRQQKTFYGQGSNQQRPNVGSPRMQPPTQQHQQQQQQQQPQAHSRSPSEMGGNRPKRYSSLRQRPAISDGPGQQNYPTQHNQHGQHSQHGPHGQHNQLGQHGFYSPQGGNSHGVIESQGYPQNHFDQSPQVPQTANTLAPQSVMPLPSAGQPGSFAPPPFLVPTPQFIAPQTAAPSIINYVQAPNGPAFPPNFQGYQGYTPSVQPPVPQPPPELYQPQGCTYYSPAQQPQQVPQIAPLRRPKAAIPILPPPDNNSVQRQQSSRGRGRNVSQASSCSGPGSQLSPSEQQQQHQHQQFQQIDTQQCVSVESINNSSNDIYNNLPVEHVEQISESMIPQMPNEETNIFDESLSLDNKSIVENIREDNDQSVETVLIEKLNENITENFTENINENLEEKKSDIKTDNIEEIISNEPTKENIDINNLNNDLMDKTNETDNDVVSITKNDCENNIDETVVVIDNNSNNSLSKTIEVDSVTINQTDMNNKVENVVSTPVVEEAAA, encoded by the exons atgattaaatctGATCCAAACATGTCGGATACTCGTCGACGTCGCCATAAATCAGAACGTTCCCATGCGTCTGATGATTTATCAGAATCATTCGATGAACTAGCTATTACAAAAGACACTgcg agcAATGACCAGTCAGACATTACTATTCATCATGATTCTGAGTATGATACTGCTGGAAGTGATGGTGAGTCCGATGGTGGATCGCAAGATGGTGTCCAGCGTGAAAGAGGAGATGGTCAAGAAGAAGACAAACCACAGAAAAAGTTGGACGATGATGAGGATAGACGTAATCCGCAGTACATACCAAAACGTGGTACCTTTTATGAGCATGATGATCGTACTACTGAGGAGGCTGCTGAAGATACTGTAGAGCAACCTGTTGAAAGGGAATCCAAGGATAAAAAGGTCTGGAAGGATAAAGAAGACCGGTGGGATCATGACAGGTACAATGATCAAGAGCAGGCTCCAAAGAGTCATGAAGAACTTATTGCTGTCTATGGATATGATATTAGGAACGAAGAGGGTCCTCCTAGAGCACGCAGACGACGTAGATATGG tcgtggaccaaataaatatacaaGAAATTGGGAGGATGAAGATGCTTATGGAAAGACACCAATAAATACATCAACTAAACAGAACCGACGATTGAATAAAACCGGTGAAGAATTTCCTGCTCTTGGAGGTTCAGTAaag GATGATAAACAAGATGCAGTAGAAGAACCGGTTATATCATCGGCATGGtacagtaataaaaataaatacagcaAACAGCAAAACGCCTTCCCACCACTTCAATCTCAACTTGATAACCAGAGAACTATATTATTGGCGGCTAATGATATCCATAc aAACGAGAATAAAGCTCCCAATGAGCCAACTAATCCTGCTTGGAAGAAGGATGCTAAGTACAGCCATCAAAGTTTGATTGCTAATATAAACGCTGGTGATGATAttgaaaaaacaacaacagCTAACGTAAAACCAGCCTATGTAAACAAACGACAAGTTCAAGAGAGCGTTAGTCTTGCAGCAAGTAGAGTACGAGGACGTGGATTCAAACCAACAGCTAATAATAATCTCGTTGCTAATAGACCTCCTGATACTAAGCCCAAAGGTCGTGGTAGTGGACTGATAACTGGTGGAGATAGAAGGAATATTATGAGTCGGGACGATGATCAGTTTGTCAACGAGGTCAAACATATCAACGTTAACGATGGATCGACGTATCATCATGGACGTCAACAAa AAACTTTCTACGGACAAGGATCGAACCAGCAACGACCCAATGTTGGTTCTCCTCGCATGCAACCACCTACACAGCAACaccagcagcagcaacaacaacagcaaccaCAAGCACATTCTCGATCTCCGTCTGAAATGGGTGGAAATAGACCAAAACGATATTCGAGTCTCCGTCAACGACCAGCAATATCAGATGGTCCTGGACAGCAAAATTATCCGACTCAGCATAATCAACATGGACAACATAGCCAACATGGACCACATGGACAACATAACCAGCTTGGACAGCACGGATTTTATTCTCCTCAAG gTGGAAATTCACATGGTGTTATAGAATCACAAG GATATccacaaaatcattttgatcAAAGCCCTCAAGTACCGCAGACTGCAAATACACTGGCACCTCAGTCAGTGATGCCACTACCTTCAGCAGGGCAACCAGGTTCTTTTGCACCACCCCCATTTTTGGTGCCTACTCCGCAATTTATTGCACCTCAAACGGCAGCACCCAGCATCATTAATTACGTACAAGCTCCTAATGGACCGGCATTCCCGCCTAATTTTCAAGGATATCAAGGATATACTCCATCGGTTCAg CCACCGGTCCCACAACCACCGCCAGAGTTATATCAACCACAAGGTTGCACTTATTATAGTCCAGCCCAACAGCCACAACAAGTACCGCAGATAGCCCCACTTCGACGACCGAAAGCTGCGATTCCGATTTTACCTCCTCCAGACAACAATTCAGTACAACGTCAGCAGAGTAGCCGTGGTAGAGGTCGTAATGTTTCACAAGCTTCATCTTGTAGTGGACCTGGCAGTCAATTGTCACCTAGTgagcagcagcaacaacatCAACATCAACAATTTCAGCAAATTGATACACAACAGTGTGTATCCGTTGAGTCAATCAATAATTCCTCTAatgatatttataacaatttaccCGTTGAACACGTAGAACAAATTTCTGAATCTATGATACCACAAATGCCTAAtgaagaaacaaatatttttgatgaaagCCTTTCTCTAGATAATAAgtcaattgttgaaaatattagaGAGGATAATGATCAATCAGTTGAAACTgtattgatagaaaaattaaatgaaaacatcacagaaaattttacagagaatataaatgaaaatttagaagaaaaaaaaagtgatattAAAACAGATaatattgaagaaataatttctaatgagccaacaaaagaaaatatcgatataaataatttaaataatgatttaatggATAAAACTAATGAAACTGATAATGATGTAGtttcaattacaaaaaatgattgtgaaaataatattgatgaaaCGGTAgttgttattgataataattctaataattCATTGAGTAAAACCATTGAAGTAGACTCAGTAACGATTAATCAAACAGATATGAATAATAAAGTTGAGAATGTGGTATCGACTCCTGTTGTTGAAGAAGCAGCTGCTTAA
- the LOC123262722 gene encoding protein CASC3-like isoform X2: MIKSDPNMSDTRRRRHKSERSHASDDLSESFDELAITKDTASNDQSDITIHHDSEYDTAGSDGESDGGSQDGVQRERGDGQEEDKPQKKLDDDEDRRNPQYIPKRGTFYEHDDRTTEEAAEDTVEQPVERESKDKKVWKDKEDRWDHDRYNDQEQAPKSHEELIAVYGYDIRNEEGPPRARRRRRYGRGPNKYTRNWEDEDAYGKTPINTSTKQNRRLNKTGEEFPALGGSVKDDKQDAVEEPVISSAWYSNKNKYSKQQNAFPPLQSQLDNQRTILLAANDIHTNENKAPNEPTNPAWKKDAKYSHQSLIANINAGDDIEKTTTANVKPAYVNKRQVQESVSLAASRVRGRGFKPTANNNLVANRPPDTKPKGRGSGLITGGDRRNIMSRDDDQFVNEVKHINVNDGSTYHHGRQQKTFYGQGSNQQRPNVGSPRMQPPTQQHQQQQQQQQPQAHSRSPSEMGGNRPKRYSSLRQRPAISDGPGQQNYPTQHNQHGQHSQHGPHGQHNQLGQHGFYSPQGYPQNHFDQSPQVPQTANTLAPQSVMPLPSAGQPGSFAPPPFLVPTPQFIAPQTAAPSIINYVQAPNGPAFPPNFQGYQGYTPSVQPPVPQPPPELYQPQGCTYYSPAQQPQQVPQIAPLRRPKAAIPILPPPDNNSVQRQQSSRGRGRNVSQASSCSGPGSQLSPSEQQQQHQHQQFQQIDTQQCVSVESINNSSNDIYNNLPVEHVEQISESMIPQMPNEETNIFDESLSLDNKSIVENIREDNDQSVETVLIEKLNENITENFTENINENLEEKKSDIKTDNIEEIISNEPTKENIDINNLNNDLMDKTNETDNDVVSITKNDCENNIDETVVVIDNNSNNSLSKTIEVDSVTINQTDMNNKVENVVSTPVVEEAAA, encoded by the exons atgattaaatctGATCCAAACATGTCGGATACTCGTCGACGTCGCCATAAATCAGAACGTTCCCATGCGTCTGATGATTTATCAGAATCATTCGATGAACTAGCTATTACAAAAGACACTgcg agcAATGACCAGTCAGACATTACTATTCATCATGATTCTGAGTATGATACTGCTGGAAGTGATGGTGAGTCCGATGGTGGATCGCAAGATGGTGTCCAGCGTGAAAGAGGAGATGGTCAAGAAGAAGACAAACCACAGAAAAAGTTGGACGATGATGAGGATAGACGTAATCCGCAGTACATACCAAAACGTGGTACCTTTTATGAGCATGATGATCGTACTACTGAGGAGGCTGCTGAAGATACTGTAGAGCAACCTGTTGAAAGGGAATCCAAGGATAAAAAGGTCTGGAAGGATAAAGAAGACCGGTGGGATCATGACAGGTACAATGATCAAGAGCAGGCTCCAAAGAGTCATGAAGAACTTATTGCTGTCTATGGATATGATATTAGGAACGAAGAGGGTCCTCCTAGAGCACGCAGACGACGTAGATATGG tcgtggaccaaataaatatacaaGAAATTGGGAGGATGAAGATGCTTATGGAAAGACACCAATAAATACATCAACTAAACAGAACCGACGATTGAATAAAACCGGTGAAGAATTTCCTGCTCTTGGAGGTTCAGTAaag GATGATAAACAAGATGCAGTAGAAGAACCGGTTATATCATCGGCATGGtacagtaataaaaataaatacagcaAACAGCAAAACGCCTTCCCACCACTTCAATCTCAACTTGATAACCAGAGAACTATATTATTGGCGGCTAATGATATCCATAc aAACGAGAATAAAGCTCCCAATGAGCCAACTAATCCTGCTTGGAAGAAGGATGCTAAGTACAGCCATCAAAGTTTGATTGCTAATATAAACGCTGGTGATGATAttgaaaaaacaacaacagCTAACGTAAAACCAGCCTATGTAAACAAACGACAAGTTCAAGAGAGCGTTAGTCTTGCAGCAAGTAGAGTACGAGGACGTGGATTCAAACCAACAGCTAATAATAATCTCGTTGCTAATAGACCTCCTGATACTAAGCCCAAAGGTCGTGGTAGTGGACTGATAACTGGTGGAGATAGAAGGAATATTATGAGTCGGGACGATGATCAGTTTGTCAACGAGGTCAAACATATCAACGTTAACGATGGATCGACGTATCATCATGGACGTCAACAAa AAACTTTCTACGGACAAGGATCGAACCAGCAACGACCCAATGTTGGTTCTCCTCGCATGCAACCACCTACACAGCAACaccagcagcagcaacaacaacagcaaccaCAAGCACATTCTCGATCTCCGTCTGAAATGGGTGGAAATAGACCAAAACGATATTCGAGTCTCCGTCAACGACCAGCAATATCAGATGGTCCTGGACAGCAAAATTATCCGACTCAGCATAATCAACATGGACAACATAGCCAACATGGACCACATGGACAACATAACCAGCTTGGACAGCACGGATTTTATTCTCCTCAAG GATATccacaaaatcattttgatcAAAGCCCTCAAGTACCGCAGACTGCAAATACACTGGCACCTCAGTCAGTGATGCCACTACCTTCAGCAGGGCAACCAGGTTCTTTTGCACCACCCCCATTTTTGGTGCCTACTCCGCAATTTATTGCACCTCAAACGGCAGCACCCAGCATCATTAATTACGTACAAGCTCCTAATGGACCGGCATTCCCGCCTAATTTTCAAGGATATCAAGGATATACTCCATCGGTTCAg CCACCGGTCCCACAACCACCGCCAGAGTTATATCAACCACAAGGTTGCACTTATTATAGTCCAGCCCAACAGCCACAACAAGTACCGCAGATAGCCCCACTTCGACGACCGAAAGCTGCGATTCCGATTTTACCTCCTCCAGACAACAATTCAGTACAACGTCAGCAGAGTAGCCGTGGTAGAGGTCGTAATGTTTCACAAGCTTCATCTTGTAGTGGACCTGGCAGTCAATTGTCACCTAGTgagcagcagcaacaacatCAACATCAACAATTTCAGCAAATTGATACACAACAGTGTGTATCCGTTGAGTCAATCAATAATTCCTCTAatgatatttataacaatttaccCGTTGAACACGTAGAACAAATTTCTGAATCTATGATACCACAAATGCCTAAtgaagaaacaaatatttttgatgaaagCCTTTCTCTAGATAATAAgtcaattgttgaaaatattagaGAGGATAATGATCAATCAGTTGAAACTgtattgatagaaaaattaaatgaaaacatcacagaaaattttacagagaatataaatgaaaatttagaagaaaaaaaaagtgatattAAAACAGATaatattgaagaaataatttctaatgagccaacaaaagaaaatatcgatataaataatttaaataatgatttaatggATAAAACTAATGAAACTGATAATGATGTAGtttcaattacaaaaaatgattgtgaaaataatattgatgaaaCGGTAgttgttattgataataattctaataattCATTGAGTAAAACCATTGAAGTAGACTCAGTAACGATTAATCAAACAGATATGAATAATAAAGTTGAGAATGTGGTATCGACTCCTGTTGTTGAAGAAGCAGCTGCTTAA
- the LOC123269606 gene encoding protein CWC15 homolog, with protein sequence MSAAARPTFDGARGGQGRGEKDLSAISKQYSSRDLPSHTKLKYREHGQGTVDELRNRDFRRELEEREKEKPSANRRMIEPAREAAPSTKRQKIDQAPAASLDADDPLDDDDSDSDSDEDDTATLLAELQRIKKERAADQAKKELEKRQEEERIRMENILSGNPLLNYSSQVTRTDMKVRRRWDDDVVFKNCARSEPKKKHDVFVNDSLRSEFHKKFMEKYVK encoded by the exons atgtctGCGGCTGCAAGACCAACTTTTGATGGTGCACGAGGAGGACAGGGACGTGGTGAAAAAGATTTAAGTGCTATTTCAAAGCAATACAGTAGTCGTGACTTGCCATCACATACTAAATTGAAATACAG AGAGCATGGACAAGGTACAGTCGATGAACTACGTAACCGAGATTTTCGTCGCGAATTGGAGGAAcgagaaaaagaaaaaccaTCTGCGAACCGCCGTATGATAGAACCAGCTCGTGAAGCTGCTCCGTCTACGAAACGTCAAAAAATTGACCAAGCACCCGCGGCTAGCTTGGATGCTGATGACCCATTGGACGACGATGATTCTGATTCCGATAGCGACGAAGATGACACTGCGACTCTGCTTGCTGAGTTACAGCGAATTAAAAAAGAACGCGCAGCTGATCAAGctaaaaaa gAATTAGAAAAACGTCAAGAAGAGGAAAGAATAAGAATGGAGAATATCTTATCAGGTAATCCTCTTCTAAATTATTCCTCTCAGGTTACAAGAACAGACATGAAAGTTCGTAGACGATGGGATGATGATGTCGTGTTTAAAAACTGTGCTCGCTCAGAACCTAAAAAGAAGCACGATGTTTTTGTCAACGATTCTTTGCGTAGTGagtttcataaaaagtttatggaaaaatatgtcaaataa